One window of the Vanessa atalanta chromosome 22, ilVanAtal1.2, whole genome shotgun sequence genome contains the following:
- the LOC125072595 gene encoding UDP-glycosyltransferase UGT5-like, with the protein MFNIIIILVYVFHESESAKILGVFPTPSISHQVVFRPVMLELAKRGHEVTVITPDPAYPKGQAPENITEIDLHDISYEHWKILTERDHDKDPVEFVRFVNDFVLELFVKQLKSSEIQKFLHDNRKFDLLFIESCIRPAFVFSYIYDAPVIEFSSFTGVFSSYEAIGAAAHPLIYPNAMHRRIYNLTLWEKITELYTHYASANIFEKHEEVENKILKSILGSDMPDLRDLRQKVRMMFLNVHPIWDFNRPVPPNVLYLGGLHQKPQLKLPEDLNSYLDSSKHGVIYMSFGTNVKPSIFPPEKLKIFANVFSKLPCDILLKWDKDEFPVLSKNVKISKWLPQSDLLRHPKVKLFITQGGLQSTDEAITAGVPLVGIPILGDQWLNVEQYVKFNIGKCVLFETLTEEQLLDAIHTVINDASYRQNIVKLRNFLNDQPQSSLERAVWWTEHVLRHAEVTYRRTPAANIHWSEYYELEIVLLLLSALIIFLSVIVLVIYLIVAKLKHNKRLKVKKN; encoded by the exons atgtttaatattataattattttggtgTACGTTTTTCATGAAAGTGAATCGGCGAAAATATTAGGCGTTTTTCCAACGCCTTCTATAAGCCATCAAGTTGTGTTTCGTCCAGTCATGTTAGAACTAGCTAAGCGTGGACATGAAGTCACAGTTATAACACCAGATCCAGCATATCCAAAAGGTCAAGCACCTGAAAATATAACAGAAATTGATTTGCATGATATATCCTACGAGCACTGGAAAATTTTAACAGAAAGAGACCACGACAAAGATCCAGTTGAATTTGTACGTTTCGTTAATGATTTTGTCTTAGAATTGTTTGTTAAGCAATTAAAATCTAGTGAAATTCAAAAATTTCTCCATGATAATAGAaaatttgatttgttatttatcGAGTCTTGTATACGACCAGCCtttgtattttcatatatttacgaTGCACCAGTTATTGAATTCAGTTCGTTTACTGGTGTTTTTTCCTCTTATGAAGCGATAGGAGCAGCTGCACATCCTCTTATTTATCCAAATGCAATGCACagaagaatttataatttaactttatggGAGAAGATCACTGAGTTATATACTCATTACGCAAGCGCAAACATTTTTGAGAAACATGAAGaagtggaaaataaaatattgaagtcGATTCTTGGTTCAGACATGCCGGATTTACGCGATTTGAGACAAAAAGTTCGGATGATGTTCCTAAATGTTCATCCTATATGGGATTTCAATCGGCCAGTTCCACCGAATGTATTGTATCTAGGAGGCTTGCATCAAAAACCTCAACTTAAGCTACCTGAG gatcTAAATTCTTATCTAGATTCTTCTAAGCATGGAGTTATATATATGAGCTTTGGTACGAATGTGAAGCCTTCGATATTCCCCCCCGAGAAATTAAAGATATTTGCTAATGTGTTTTCTAAACTTCcttgtgatattttattgaaatgggaCAAAGATGAGTTTCCAGTACTTTCAAAGAATGTCAAGATTTCGAAATGGCTGCCACAATCTGATTTATTAA GACATCCTAAAGTCAAGCTATTTATTACACAAGGTGGCTTACAATCAACGGATGAGGCAATAACTGCTGGAGTACCTCTTGTTGGTATACCAATACTTGGTGACCAATGGCTTAATGTTGAACAATACGTTAAATTCAATATTggaaaatgtgttttatttgaaacactgACAGAGGAACAGCTACTAGATGCTATTCATACTGTTATCAACGATGCaag CTATCGTCAAAACATTGTCAAGCTTCGCAACTTTTTGAATGATCAGCCGCAGTCATCACTCGAGCGCGCAGTGTGGTGGACGGAACATGTCCTACGGCACGCGGAAGTCACGTATCGGCGCACGCCTGCAGCGAACATACACTGGTCTGAATATTATGAACTAGAAATAGTGTTGTTGCTACTAAgtgctttaataatatttttgtcagtCATAGTATTAGTGATATATCTAATTGTTGCGAAACTGAAACATAACAAGCGCTTAAAggttaagaaaaattaa
- the LOC125072596 gene encoding UDP-glycosyltransferase UGT5-like, with translation MFNIIIILVYVFHESESAKILGVFPTPSISHQVVFRPVMLELAKRGHVVTVITPDPAYPKGQAPENITEIDLHDISYEHWKILTESDHDKDPVEFLRFVNDLILELFVKQLKSSEIQKFLHDNRKFDLLFIESCIRPAFVFSYIYDAPIIEFSSFTGVFSSYEAIGAAAHPLIYPNAMHRRIYNLTLWEKITELYTHYASANIFEKHEEVENKILKSILGSDMPDLRDLRQKVRMMFLNVHPIWDFNRPVPPNVLYLGGLHQKPQLKLPEDLNSYLDSSKHGVIYMSFGTNVKPSIFPSEKLKIFANVFSKLPYDILLKWDKDEFPGLSKNVKILKWLPQSDLLRHPKVKLFITQGGLQSTDEAITAGVPLVGIPIFGDQWLNVEQYVKFNIGKCVLFETLTEEQLLDAINTIINDASYRQNIVKLRNFLNDQPQSSLERAVWWTEHVLRHAEVTYRRTPAANIHWSEYYELEIVLLLLSALIIFLSVIALAIYLIVAKLKHNKRLKVKKN, from the exons atgtttaatattataattattttggtgTATGTTTTTCATGAAAGTGAATCGGCGAAAATATTAGGCGTTTTTCCAACGCCTTCTATAAGCCATCAAGTTGTGTTTCGTCCAGTCATGTTAGAACTAGCTAAGCGTGGACATGTAGTCACAGTTATAACACCAGATCCAGCATATCCAAAAGGTCAAGCACCTGAAAATATAACAGAAATTGATTTGCATGATATTTCCTACGAGCACTGGAAAATTTTAACAGAAAGCGACCATGACAAAGATCCAGTTGAATTTTTACGTTTCGTTAATGATTTGATCTTAGAATTGTTTGTTAAGCAATTAAAATCTAGTGAAATTCAAAAATTTCTCCATGATAATAGAaaatttgatttgttatttatcGAGTCTTGTATACGACCAGCCtttgtattttcatatatttacgaTGCACCAATTATTGAATTCAGTTCGTTTACTGGTGTTTTTTCCTCTTATGAAGCGATAGGAGCAGCTGCACATCCTCTTATTTATCCAAATGCAATGCACAGAAGAATTTATAACTTAACTCTATGGGAGAAGATCACTGAGTTATATACTCATTACGCAAGCGCAAACATTTTTGAGAAACATGAAGaagtggaaaataaaatattgaagtcGATTCTTGGTTCAGACATGCCGGATTTACGCGATTTGAGACAAAAAGTTCGGATGATGTTCCTAAATGTTCATCCTATATGGGATTTCAATCGGCCAGTTCCACCGAATGTATTGTATCTAGGAGGTTTGCATCAAAAACCTCAACTTAAGCTACCTGAG gaTCTAAATTCTTATCTAGATTCTTCTAAGCATGGAGTTATATATATGAGCTTTGGTACGAATGTGAAGCCTTCGATATTCCCCTCCGAGAAATTAAAGATATTTGCTAATGTGTTTTCTAAACTtccttatgatattttattgaaatgggaCAAAGATGAGTTTCCAGGACTTTCAAAGAATGTTAAGATTTTGAAATGGCTGCCACAATCTGATTTATTAA GACATCCTAAAGTCAAGCTATTTATAACACAAGGTGGCTTACAATCAACGGACGAGGCAATAACTGCTGGAGTACCTCTTGTTGGTATACCAATATTTGGTGACCAATGGCTTAATGTGGAACAatacgttaaatttaatattggaaagtgtgttttatttgaaacactgACAGAGGAACAGCTACTAGATGCTATTAATACTATAATCAACGATGCAag CTATCGTCAAAACATTGTCAAGCTTCGCAACTTTTTGAATGATCAGCCGCAGTCATCACTCGAGCGCGCAGTGTGGTGGACGGAACATGTCCTACGGCACGCGGAAGTCACGTATCGGCGCACGCCTGCAGCGAACATACACTGGTCTGAATATTATGAACTAGAAATAGTGTTGTTGCTACTAAgtgctttaataatatttttgtcagtCATAGCACTAGCGATATATCTAATTGTTGCGAAACTGAAACATAACAAGCGCTTAAAggttaagaaaaattaa